A window of Diospyros lotus cultivar Yz01 chromosome 14, ASM1463336v1, whole genome shotgun sequence contains these coding sequences:
- the LOC127790871 gene encoding trihelix transcription factor ASIL2-like, which produces MEDDDEIQSHPSAETDPPSSPSPPPNGRTTVTVAAAPPPQSSLALALPMQQPPRAAAGNGGGGREDCWSEGATSVLIDAWGERYLELSRGNLKQKHWKEVADIVSSREDYTKTPKTDIQCKNRIDTVKKKYKVEKSKIANGSGPSKWPFFDRLDQLIGPTAKVAATATPSLPSGSHKVPMGIPVGARSVHPYQNQHKQPQQPPQHQKEKQQFRRRLPITDSDSSRSEPEPEPPSPDSTDSFPPETYERKRPRIQKELNKRKLQTGGGGGGGGGGGGGGAGAGAGGREKNWGNSLRELTQAILKFGEAYEQAETSKLQQLVEMEKQRMKFAKELELQRMQFFMKTQLELSQLKHRRVGNNSNNHNNISSSNHHHINNNNNNSDSSG; this is translated from the coding sequence ATGGAAGACGACGACGAGATCCAGTCGCACCCGTCGGCTGAGACGGATCCTCCTTCTTCACCTTCGCCGCCTCCGAACGGTCGGACAACGGTGACGGTGGCGGCCGCCCCGCCCCCGCAGAGCAGCCTGGCGCTGGCGCTGCCCATGCAGCAGCCGCCGAGGGCGGCCGCCGGTAACGGCGGCGGCGGCCGTGAGGATTGCTGGAGTGAAGGCGCAACATCGGTGCTGATCGACGCCTGGGGCGAACGCTACCTGGAACTGAGCCGAGGCAATCTGAAGCAGAAGCACTGGAAAGAAGTCGCCGACATAGTCAGTAGCCGCGAGGACTACACCAAGACCCCTAAAACCGACATTCAGTGCAAGAATCGCATCGACACCGTGAAGAAGAAATACAAGGTCGAGAAATCGAAGATCGCCAACGGCAGTGGACCCAGCAAGTGGCCGTTCTTCGACAGACTAGATCAATTGATCGGCCCCACGGCGAAAGTAGCGGCAACCGCGACTCCGAGCCTGCCCTCCGGCAGCCACAAAGTGCCTATGGGGATACCAGTCGGAGCCAGATCAGTTCACCCTTACCAAAATCAGCACAAACAACCGCAGCAGCCGCCGCAGCATCAGAAGGAAAAGCAGCAGTTTCGAAGACGTCTTCCTATCACCGATTCTGACTCGTCCAGATCGGAGCCGGAGCCGGAGCCTCCTTCTCCGGACTCTACCGACAGTTTTCCGCCGGAAACCTACGAGAGGAAGAGGCCTAGGATTCAGAAAGAGTTGAATAAAAGGAAATTGCAAACcgggggaggaggaggaggaggaggaggaggcggaggcggaggaGCGGGAGCAGGAGcaggaggaagagagaaaaattggGGGAATTCACTGAGGGAGCTTACACAGGCGATTCTCAAGTTCGGGGAGGCGTACGAGCAGGCGGAGACGTCGAAGCTGCAACAGTTGGTGGAGATGGAGAAGCAGAGGATGAAGTTTGCCAAGGAGCTGGAGTTGCAGAGAATGCAGTTCTTCATGAAGACTCAGTTGGAGCTTTCGCAGCTGAAGCATAGGAGAGTTGGGAACAACAGCAATAATCACAACAATATTAGCAGCAGCAACCACCACCAtatcaacaacaataacaataacagtGATAGCAGTGGTTAG
- the LOC127790637 gene encoding uncharacterized protein LOC127790637 isoform X2, whose translation MNRGRRGALNRGNYVNRPGPGPGRGGGSRRGGPSPYRGHDPAGGGDSTSKVTIGNKLEVSHHGRETSGNLSKGSISETLDHRRQDLKQSSTKEMSPDLEKLELVEDLRHLPKEVGFSSRQLDCLSPPASASASAKGFSLSSAQSDVRNKGFSTWRAPNRKLLSAERGSCNSLASDSPPVLNNVCVLDKPPPAGSLSEKTLHEKTAGSGHSENSKSLAGVVPFEICPVRSRTGVTLKAPLHVQNKIKRNEAKRTQGGAEIIVLRSGMLLLRRYISFNDQVKIVKACRNLGLGSGGFYEPAYRDGGKLHLKMMCLGKNWDPETCQYGDQRPIDEAKPPVIPTEFCQLVTGAIQASHSYLREHTAVRGVEEVLPSVSPNICIVNFYTKTGRLGLHQDKDESQSSLNRQLPVVSFSIGDSAEFLYGDQRDTDKADKVTLESGDVLIFGGKSRLIYHGVAAIFPDTAPKALLDETNLIPGRLNLTFREY comes from the exons ATGAATCGAGGTCGTCGTGGAGCCCTAAACCGGGGCAACTATGTCAATAGACCTGGACCAGGCCCAGGCCGCGGCGGCGGGAGCCGCAGAGGAGGCCCGTCACCGTATCGGGGTCACGATCCT GCTGGAGGTGGGGACTCTACTTCTAAGGTAACCATTGGTAATAAACTTGAAGTATCCCATCATGGAAGGGAAACCTCGGGAAATTTGTCAAAGGGTAGTATTTCAGAAACATTAGATCACCGGAGGCAGGATCTCAAGCAGTCTAGTACCAAAGAGATGTCTCCTGATCTAGAAAAGCTTGAACTGGTGGAGGATTTGCGGCATTTGCCAAAGGAAGTGGGTTTTAGTTCAAGACAACTGGACTGTTTGTCTCCTCCTGCTTCCGCATCTGCATCTGCAAAGGGCTTTTCTTTATCATCTGCTCAGTCTGATGTAAGGAACAAAG GTTTTAGTACATGGAGAGCACCAAATCGGAAATTGTTGAGTGCCGAAAGGGGAAGCTGCAATTCTTTAGCATCCGATAGCCCACCTGTTCTTAATAATGTGTGTGTGCTGGATAAGCCTCCTCCTGCCGGATCCCTAAGCGAGAAAACTCTACATGAGAAGACAGCAGGTAGTGGCCATTCAGAGAATTCTAAGTCTCTGGCTGGTGTAGTTCCCTTTGAAATCTGTCCTGTCAGAAGTCGAACAGGTGTCACACTGAAGGCCCCCCTACATGTACAGAATAAAATAAAGAGGAATGAAGCTAAGCGCACCCAGGGAGGGGCAGAGATAATTGTATTAAGGTCTGGGATGCTTCTTCTCAGGAGATACATTTCTTTCAATGATCAG GTTAAAATAGTCAAGGCATGCCGAAATCTTGGCCTTGGTTCTGGAGGTTTCTACGAGCCTGCTTATAGGGATGGAGGAAAGTTGCATCTAAAGATGATGTGTCTTGGTAAAAATTGGGACCCTGAGACCTGTCAATATGGAGATCAACGACCAATTGATGAAGCTAAACCACCCGTGATTCCTACTGAATTTTGTCAGCTGGTGACTGGAGCAATTCAAGCTTCCCATTCCTATTTGAGAGAACATACCGCTGTGCGTGGTGTAGAAGAAGTACTTCCTTCAGTATCACCAAACATCTGCATTGTCAACTTTTACACAAAGACTGGCCGGCTGGGTCTCCATCAG GATAAAGATGAAAGCCAATCCAGTCTGAACCGACAACTGCCTGTAGTCTCCTTCTCCATAGGTGACTCTGCAGAATTCTTGTATGGTGATCAGAGGGATACTGACAAGGCTGATAAGGTCACACTGGAATCAGGAGATGTCTTAATATTTGGTGGGAAATCTAGACTGATATATCACGGTGTGGCAGCCATTTTTCCAGACACTGCTCCTAAGGCCTTACTGGATGAAACAAACCTGATCCCTGGCCGTCTGAATCTGACATTCCGGGAGTATTAG
- the LOC127790637 gene encoding uncharacterized protein LOC127790637 isoform X1, translated as MNRGRRGALNRGNYVNRPGPGPGRGGGSRRGGPSPYRGHDPAGGGDSTSKVTIGNKLEVSHHGRETSGNLSKGSISETLDHRRQDLKQSSTKEMSPDLEKLELVEDLRHLPKEVGFSSRQLDCLSPPASASASAKGFSLSSAQSDVRNKGFSTWRAPGFSSRQLDCLCPPASASASAKGFSSSSAQSDVRNKGFSTWRAPNRKLLSAERGSCNSLASDSPPVLNNVCVLDKPPPAGSLSEKTLHEKTAGSGHSENSKSLAGVVPFEICPVRSRTGVTLKAPLHVQNKIKRNEAKRTQGGAEIIVLRSGMLLLRRYISFNDQVKIVKACRNLGLGSGGFYEPAYRDGGKLHLKMMCLGKNWDPETCQYGDQRPIDEAKPPVIPTEFCQLVTGAIQASHSYLREHTAVRGVEEVLPSVSPNICIVNFYTKTGRLGLHQDKDESQSSLNRQLPVVSFSIGDSAEFLYGDQRDTDKADKVTLESGDVLIFGGKSRLIYHGVAAIFPDTAPKALLDETNLIPGRLNLTFREY; from the exons ATGAATCGAGGTCGTCGTGGAGCCCTAAACCGGGGCAACTATGTCAATAGACCTGGACCAGGCCCAGGCCGCGGCGGCGGGAGCCGCAGAGGAGGCCCGTCACCGTATCGGGGTCACGATCCT GCTGGAGGTGGGGACTCTACTTCTAAGGTAACCATTGGTAATAAACTTGAAGTATCCCATCATGGAAGGGAAACCTCGGGAAATTTGTCAAAGGGTAGTATTTCAGAAACATTAGATCACCGGAGGCAGGATCTCAAGCAGTCTAGTACCAAAGAGATGTCTCCTGATCTAGAAAAGCTTGAACTGGTGGAGGATTTGCGGCATTTGCCAAAGGAAGTGGGTTTTAGTTCAAGACAACTGGACTGTTTGTCTCCTCCTGCTTCCGCATCTGCATCTGCAAAGGGCTTTTCTTTATCATCTGCTCAGTCTGATGTAAGGAACAAAGGTTTTAGTACATGGAGAGCACCAGGTTTTAGTTCAAGACAACTGGACTGTTTGTGTCCTCCTGCTTCTGCATCTGCATCTGCAAAGGGCTTTTCTTCATCATCTGCTCAGTCTGATGTAAGGAACAAAGGTTTTAGTACATGGAGAGCACCAAATCGGAAATTGTTGAGTGCCGAAAGGGGAAGCTGCAATTCTTTAGCATCCGATAGCCCACCTGTTCTTAATAATGTGTGTGTGCTGGATAAGCCTCCTCCTGCCGGATCCCTAAGCGAGAAAACTCTACATGAGAAGACAGCAGGTAGTGGCCATTCAGAGAATTCTAAGTCTCTGGCTGGTGTAGTTCCCTTTGAAATCTGTCCTGTCAGAAGTCGAACAGGTGTCACACTGAAGGCCCCCCTACATGTACAGAATAAAATAAAGAGGAATGAAGCTAAGCGCACCCAGGGAGGGGCAGAGATAATTGTATTAAGGTCTGGGATGCTTCTTCTCAGGAGATACATTTCTTTCAATGATCAG GTTAAAATAGTCAAGGCATGCCGAAATCTTGGCCTTGGTTCTGGAGGTTTCTACGAGCCTGCTTATAGGGATGGAGGAAAGTTGCATCTAAAGATGATGTGTCTTGGTAAAAATTGGGACCCTGAGACCTGTCAATATGGAGATCAACGACCAATTGATGAAGCTAAACCACCCGTGATTCCTACTGAATTTTGTCAGCTGGTGACTGGAGCAATTCAAGCTTCCCATTCCTATTTGAGAGAACATACCGCTGTGCGTGGTGTAGAAGAAGTACTTCCTTCAGTATCACCAAACATCTGCATTGTCAACTTTTACACAAAGACTGGCCGGCTGGGTCTCCATCAG GATAAAGATGAAAGCCAATCCAGTCTGAACCGACAACTGCCTGTAGTCTCCTTCTCCATAGGTGACTCTGCAGAATTCTTGTATGGTGATCAGAGGGATACTGACAAGGCTGATAAGGTCACACTGGAATCAGGAGATGTCTTAATATTTGGTGGGAAATCTAGACTGATATATCACGGTGTGGCAGCCATTTTTCCAGACACTGCTCCTAAGGCCTTACTGGATGAAACAAACCTGATCCCTGGCCGTCTGAATCTGACATTCCGGGAGTATTAG